In one Mucilaginibacter sp. PAMB04168 genomic region, the following are encoded:
- the rsmD gene encoding 16S rRNA (guanine(966)-N(2))-methyltransferase RsmD: MRIIGGRLKGLRLNPPKNLPVRPTTDLAKEALFNILQNQIDLEGIKVLDLFSGTGNLALEFASRYAQSVTAIDRSIHCINYLKDAARQHGLTQISTFKADVFKYLELETERYDLIFADPPYDLSRIPEIAKIVFEKDLLLPGGMLIVEHQSMQNLGNHPNFIEQRRYGHSSFSFFALPAKDE, translated from the coding sequence ATGCGCATCATTGGCGGACGCTTAAAAGGATTACGTTTAAATCCACCTAAAAACCTACCCGTACGCCCCACTACTGATTTGGCTAAGGAGGCTTTATTTAATATTCTGCAAAACCAAATAGACTTAGAAGGCATCAAAGTGCTTGATTTATTTAGCGGTACGGGCAACCTGGCATTGGAATTTGCTTCGCGCTATGCCCAAAGCGTAACAGCTATTGATCGTAGCATACATTGTATCAACTATCTCAAAGATGCGGCCCGGCAGCATGGCCTTACCCAAATATCAACCTTTAAGGCCGATGTATTTAAGTACCTGGAACTGGAGACTGAAAGGTATGACCTCATTTTTGCCGATCCACCATACGATTTGAGCCGTATTCCGGAAATAGCTAAGATTGTTTTCGAAAAAGACCTGTTATTACCGGGTGGTATGCTTATCGTTGAGCATCAATCCATGCAAAACCTGGGTAATCATCCTAATTTTATTGAGCAACGGCGCTATGGACATTCTTCTTTTTCTTTTTTTGCACTGCCAGCTAAAGATGAATAG